The Vibrio gallaecicus genome contains a region encoding:
- the rpsS gene encoding 30S ribosomal protein S19, which yields MPRSLKKGPFIDLHLLKKVEKAVESGDKKPIKTWSRRSMIIPTMIGLTIAVHNGRQHVPVFVTEEMIGHKLGEFAPTRTYRGHAADKKAKKK from the coding sequence ATGCCACGTTCTCTCAAGAAAGGTCCTTTTATTGACCTACACTTGCTGAAGAAGGTAGAGAAAGCGGTGGAAAGCGGAGACAAAAAGCCTATTAAGACTTGGTCCCGTCGCTCAATGATCATCCCAACAATGATTGGTTTGACCATCGCTGTCCATAATGGTCGTCAGCACGTTCCAGTTTTCGTTACCGAAGAAATGATCGGTCACAAACTGGGCGAATTTGCACCAACTCGTACTTATCGCGGTCATGCTGCAGATAAGAAAGCTAAGAAGAAATAA
- the rplV gene encoding 50S ribosomal protein L22 — translation MEALAKHNFARISPQKARLVADQIRGKSVDQALEILTFSNKKAAVLVKKVLESAIANAEHNEGADIDDLNVAKIFVDEGPIMKRIMPRAKGRADRILKRSSHITIVVADR, via the coding sequence ATGGAAGCTTTAGCTAAACATAACTTTGCTCGTATTTCTCCACAGAAAGCTCGCTTAGTTGCAGACCAAATTCGCGGTAAGTCGGTAGACCAAGCTCTAGAAATTCTAACTTTCAGCAACAAAAAAGCTGCTGTTTTAGTTAAGAAAGTTCTTGAGTCAGCTATCGCTAACGCGGAACATAACGAAGGTGCAGATATCGACGATCTAAATGTCGCTAAAATCTTCGTAGATGAGGGCCCTATCATGAAGCGTATTATGCCTCGTGCTAAAGGTCGTGCGGATCGTATCTTGAAGCGTTCAAGCCACATCACTATTGTTGTAGCAGATCGCTAA
- the rplB gene encoding 50S ribosomal protein L2 — protein MAIVKCKPTSPGRRHVVKVVNADLHKGKPYAPLLEKNSKNGGRNNNGRITVRHIGGGHKHHYRVVDFKRTKDGIPAKVERLEYDPNRSANIALVLYADGERRYIIAPKGVQAGDQIQSGVDAAIKAGNTLPMRNIPVGSTVHCVELKPGKGAQLARSAGAYAQIIARDGAYVTIRLRSGEMRKVLSEGRATIGEVGNSEHMLRELGKAGASRWRGVRPTVRGVVMNPVDHPHGGGEGRTSGGRHPVSPWGVPTKGFKTRKNKRTDKYIVRRRTK, from the coding sequence ATGGCTATTGTTAAATGTAAGCCGACTTCCCCTGGTCGTCGTCACGTCGTTAAAGTTGTTAACGCTGACCTACACAAGGGTAAGCCATACGCTCCACTTTTAGAGAAAAACTCTAAGAATGGCGGTCGTAACAACAACGGTCGTATTACAGTACGTCACATTGGTGGTGGTCACAAGCACCATTACCGTGTTGTTGACTTTAAGCGTACTAAAGACGGTATCCCAGCGAAAGTTGAGCGTCTAGAATACGATCCAAACCGTAGTGCTAACATCGCTCTAGTTCTGTACGCAGACGGTGAGCGTCGTTACATCATTGCACCAAAAGGTGTTCAAGCAGGTGATCAGATCCAATCTGGTGTAGATGCTGCAATCAAAGCAGGTAACACTCTGCCGATGCGCAACATCCCAGTAGGTTCTACTGTACACTGTGTTGAACTTAAGCCTGGTAAAGGTGCTCAACTAGCTCGTTCGGCTGGTGCTTATGCTCAAATCATCGCTCGCGATGGTGCATACGTAACTATCCGTCTACGTTCTGGTGAAATGCGCAAAGTACTTTCTGAAGGTCGTGCAACGATCGGTGAAGTTGGTAACTCTGAGCATATGCTACGTGAACTTGGTAAAGCTGGTGCTTCACGCTGGCGCGGCGTACGTCCAACCGTACGTGGTGTAGTAATGAACCCGGTGGATCACCCACATGGTGGTGGTGAAGGCCGCACATCTGGTGGTCGTCACCCAGTTTCTCCTTGGGGCGTTCCTACTAAGGGCTTCAAGACTCGTAAGAACAAGCGCACTGACAAGTACATCGTACGTCGTCGCACTAAATAA
- the rplW gene encoding 50S ribosomal protein L23, with the protein MITEERLLKVLRAPHISEKATMAAEKANTIVFKVAKDATKKEIKAAVEKLFEVEVKSVNTLVLKGKTKRQGMREGRRSDVKKAYVTLKEGQDLDFAGGAE; encoded by the coding sequence ATGATCACTGAAGAGCGTCTACTAAAAGTTCTACGTGCTCCACACATCTCTGAAAAAGCAACTATGGCGGCTGAGAAAGCGAACACTATCGTTTTCAAAGTAGCTAAAGATGCAACTAAGAAAGAGATCAAAGCAGCTGTAGAAAAGCTATTCGAAGTTGAAGTTAAATCTGTAAATACTCTTGTTCTTAAGGGTAAGACTAAGCGTCAAGGTATGCGTGAAGGCCGTCGTTCAGACGTTAAGAAAGCCTACGTTACTTTGAAAGAAGGTCAAGATCTTGACTTCGCTGGCGGTGCGGAATAA